The Pseudomonas sp. GD03919 region ACCACCATCGCCAACCGCCCGGTGGCCTTCGTGGTACTCGGCGCCTTTGGCAAGTACACCCACATGGCCGACGCCAACCGTCTTAAGCGTTGGATGGAGACTGGCAAGGTCACTCCGGTGCCGGCTGCGGCGCTTAGCTACAAGCAGCAGAAGCTGGCCGAGTGGAATCTGCAGGCCAGGCAGTGACCCGGCGCTGATGTAGAAAAGGGCGACTCGATGAGTCGCCCTTTTTCGTCGTGCTGTCGTGTAGCCCGGATGCAATCCGGGGAAACAGTCACAAGGCCCCGGATTGCATCCGGACTACGGTCAATCTTCCTCAGTCGTGGTGCGTCAACGCGGGCAGCCCAGTCGCTCGCTGAGGAAATCGAGAAAACAGGTAATGCGCGACGCCAGCGCGGTGTTGCGGTAGTACACCGCGTTGATTGGCTGGCGCACCTCCACCCGTTGCTCGGCCAGCACCTCCACCAGTGCGCCGCTTGCGCGAGCGGTATCGGTCATGAAATCCGACAGGCACACCACACCCTCGCCGGCCAGGGCCAGCGCGAGAACGGTATCGCCGCTGGAGGCGCGCAGGCTTGGAGTGATGCGCCAGCGCTCGCCGAGGGCATGGCGCAGAGGCCATTCATTGAGGCTGTCGGGCTCGGTGAAACCGATCAGGCTGTGTCCCGGCAGGTCTTCGGTGCGTGCCGGCGTGCCATGCCGGCGCAGGTACTCGGGGCTGGCCAGCACGCGACGATAGCTGTGACACAGGGGCCGCGCGTGCAGGCTGGAGTCCGGCAGATGACCGATACGGATGGCCAGGTCTGTGCGGCGTTCCAGCAGGTCGATGATGCGGTCGTCACTGTTCAGTTCCAGCTCGATCTGCGGATAAAGCGCGCGAAATTCGCCGATCAGCGGCACGATCGCATGCAGCATGAAGGGCGAGGCGGTGTTTATGCGCAAGCGCCCTGCCGGTGCCTGGCGACGCAGGGTCATCTGCTCCTCGGCTTCCTCGACGCTGGCCAGGATGCGCCGCGCCTGAGCCAGGAACACCTCGCCCTCTTCGGTCAGTTCCAAGCGTCGCGTGGTGCGACGCAGCAGGGTAACGCCAAGCTTTTCCTCCAGGCGACTCAGCGCGCGGCTGACACCCGAGGCGGTTTGTTCCAGCTGCTCGGCCGCGGCGCTGATCGAACCGCTGTCGACCACGCTGACGAAGGCGAGCATTTCTTCCAGGCTGGTCTTCATTGTTGATCTTCAGTCAAAGGTGTTTGCGGAGTTTCCGGCTTTTTCCGCAGGAGTCTGGCGCGGATACTGCGCCACCTCAACCCCGTTCGCCGCCGGGCAAGGTTCTGCAACTTTTTCCTGATCGATGGTGCCGAATCTTTCGATACCCGTTGCGCCCCGATGCTCGGCCAGCGTTTCCCGACCTATGAGGAGCTTCTCATGAAATTCATTCCCCCCTTCGGCCTCGGCACCTTCCGTCTCAAGGATCAGGTCGCCGTCGACTCGGTACGCACCGGTCTTGAATTGGGCTACCGGCATATCGACACGGCGCAGATCTACGGCAACGAGGTCGAGGTCGGCCAGGCCATTGCCGACAGCGGCGTGGCGCGTGACGAGCTGTTCGTCACTACCAAGGTGTGGACCGAGAACCTCGGCAGTGGCCGGGTGATTCCCAGCCTGCGCGAGAGCCTGCAGCGCCTGGGCCTGGAGCGGGTCGACCTGACGCTGATCCACTGGCCGTCGCCGAACGATGAGATTCCCGTGGCGCAGTATCTGGGCGAGTTGCTGGAAGCCAAGCGTCAGGGTCTGACCGCGGCCATCGGTGTGTCCAACTTCACCATCGCCCATTTGCGCCAGGCCATCGAAGCCGTGGGCGTGGACGAGATCGCCACCAACCAGGTGGAAATCCATCCGCTGCTGCAGAACCGCAAGTTGGTGGAATTCGCTCGGCAGCAGGGTATCCATCTGACCGCCTACATGCCGCTGGCCTACGGCAAGGTGCTGGCCGAGCCGGTGATCCAGCGCATCGCCGCCGCCCATGGCGCCAGCCCGGCACAGGTCGCCCTGGCCTGGTCGCTGCAGCAGGGCTATACGGTGATCCCCTCCTCGACCAAGCGCGAGAACCTGGCCGCCAACCTGGCCGCTGCCGAGCTGCGCCTGAGCACCGAAGACATGGCGGCCATAGAGGCGCTGGATCGTGGTGAGCGCGTTGCCAACCCAGGCTTTGCGCCGCGCTGGGATTGAGCCGTCCGTGGGGGTGTGCATGGCGCACCTGACCACGAATGTGTGAGAGAGGCTTTAGCCGCGACTCTGGTTTCTATCTGCCGCCAGCTATATCGATCAGCGCCCCGGTGGTGTAGCTGGCTTTATCACCGAGCAGCCAGACGATCGCCTCGGCGACTTCCTCGGCCCGCCCGGCGCGCCCCAACGGTGTCGCCTTGCCCAAACGCTCGGCGCGATCCGGCTGGCCGCCGCTGGCGTGGATCTCGGTATCGATAAGCCCCGGACGCACGGCATTGACCCTCACGCCTTCGCCACCGAGCTCCTTGGCCAGGCCGCGGGTCAGCACGTCGATGGCGCCTTTCGCCCCGGCGTAGTCGACGTATTCGAAGGGCGAACCGAGACTGGCGGCGATGGATGACACCAGCACCATCGAACCGCCCTCGCCGCCGCGGCTGCGCGCCATGCGCCGGGCGCCTTCGCGAGCGGTCAGGTAGCTGCCCAGCACGTTGACATCGAACATACGGCGCAGGCGCTCGCCGCTCATCTCCAGTAGCGGCATGGGCGGCGCGACGATCCCGGCATTGACCACCAGACCGTGCAGCGGGCCGAACTTGTCCATGGCCGCGAACAGGCGCTGCACATCCTCTTCAACCGCCACATCGCCCGGTAAGGCGACGGCAGTGCCGCCCATGGCTTCGATCTGCGCCACCACCTTATTGGCGGCGTCACGGTCACGGCGATAGTTGATGCCGACCGTCCAGCCGCCAGCGGCGGCCAGCAGGGCAGTGGCGCGGCCGATGCCGCGGCTGGCGCCGGTAATCAGCAGGTTCTTGCGCATTGGGCCTGGCTCCCTGTAGTCGTGCCTGCTAAGGCTGCCCGCTTTTCGTCGTCTGCGCTACATCCACCCCAGCCAACGCCACCAGGTCAGGGCAAACACCAACATCAGCCCGTAGCCAATCAGCGTCAGCCAGATCCCGGTACGCAGAAATTGCCGGGCGTCGAAGGTTTCAGTGCCGATGCAGACCATGTTCTGCGGTGCGTTGATTGGCAACAGGAAGCCGAAGCTGACCACGTAGCCGAGCAGCATGCTCATGCCCAGCGGATTGATGTCGCCGCCAAGTTGCAGTAGCAGGGCAATCATGATCGGTAGCATGGCCGAGGTCAGCGCCGTGGCGCTGGCGAAGCCCAGGTGAATGATGATCAGAAAGGCACCGAGCACGGCGAACACCCAGAACGGTGACAGCGCTTCCATGCCCAGATTCGCCACCAGCAGCTTGGCCAGCCAGGTGCCCGCACCGGTAGCCAGCACCGCGCCGCCGAGGCTGATGCCAACGCCGAAGACGATCACCGTACCCCATGGAATACGTGGCTGCGCCTGCTTCCAGCTCATCACACCAAGCCCAGGCATCAGCAAGGCCGCCAGGCCGACCAGCGTCGTGGAGGCCGTGTCGAAGGCGTGCAGCTTGCCCTCGGTGGCCCAGAAGCCCAGCAGCGTCAGGACGATGGCCAGCAGCTTGCGTTCGTTGCCGGTCATTGGCCCAAGCTCGCTCAGCGCCTTGCGCACCGCCTCCTTGCCGCCCTCGATGTGCTCGGTTTCCGGCGGCATCACACGCAGGATCACCCAGTACAGCACTGCCGACATCAGCAGACTCCAGGGCGCCCCGGCGATCAGCCAATCGGTCCAGGTCACCGACTGGCCGAGCAGTTTCTGCATGAAACCGGCGGTGAGCAGGTTCTGCGCCGCCGAGGTCTGGATGCCGACGTTCCAGATACTGGTGGCCTGGGCGACCAGAATCATGATGCCGCCGGCGAAGGACGAGCGCTTGCCGACACCGAAGGCGGCGATCACGCCCATCATGATTGGCATCACGCAGGCCACTCGCGCCGTGGCGCTGGGCACGATGAAGCTGAGCAGGATAGTCACCACGATGGCACCCAGGAGTACGCGATGGGTGCTGGCGCCGACCTTCGACAGGGTCAGCAGGGCGATGCGCTTGTCCAGTCCGGTCTGGGTCATCGCCGCAGCGATGAACAGCGCCGCCGCCACCAGGGCCAGTGCCGAGTTGGCGAAGCCGCCGAGCGCCATGCCCAACGCATCCTTGGTACCGATCAGCTTGTCCGGGTCGGCCAGGGTCGGCGCACTGCCGAGCAGGAAAGCCATCAACGCCAGGATCATGATGGCGCTGACCTCGTAACTCACCGTCTCGCTGATCCACACGATCACGGCGAAGGCGAGGATCGCCAGCATGCGCTGGCCGGCAATCGGGAGCCCGGCCTGCGCCGGCAGAAGTACGATGCTCAGCCCGACGAGCACGGCCAGAAGCAGTCCCCAGGGCAAGCGAAAGGGTGATTGGGACACAGTGGTTGCAGACATGAGCGCAAGACTCCGGCAAATGACTCAGGCGCACTATGAGCCTCTAGCACGGGCCATACATTGCTTCGTGTCAGTGTTGCGCAGAACTTGAGGACACCTGACGAGACAGCCTGCGCAACACCGTTATCTACTTCGGGTTCGTCGTCGAGATGAAGGCGTGCACAAGCGCGTGGCATCGGTTACGCAAGCCTCGGATTTCGCACGGTCACTCGGTCGATGGCTACCAAGCAGCCCCTGCGCATGACGGCAAATACCTTAGGGGTTACCATGCGCGCCCTTTCGCTTGACCACACATTGCTGCTCATGAAACCTGCACGCCTGCGCGCCGACCTGCTGGCCGGCCTCACCTCCTCCTTCGCCCTGGTGCCCGAGTGCATCGCCTTCGCCCTGGTGGCCCAGGTCAACCCACTGATGGGCCTGTACGGCGCCTTCATCATCTGCACCCTCACCGCGCTGTTCGGCGGCCGGCCGGGCATGATCTCCGGCGCGGCCGGCTCGATGGCGGTGGTGATCGTCGCCCTGGTGGTGCAGCACGGCGTGCAGTACCTGCTGGCCACGGTATTGCTCGGCGGCCTGATCATGCTCGCGTTCGGCCTGCTGCGCCTGGGCAAGCTGATCCGTATGGTGCCGCACCCGGTGATGCTGGGTTTCGTCAACGGCCTGGCGATCATCATCGCCCTGGCCCAGTTCGAGCATTTCCAGCACGACGGCCACTGGCTGCAGGGCAAGGCGTTGTACCTGATGCTCGGTCTGGTGGCGCTGACCATGCTCATCGTCTACCTGCTGCCGCGCCTGACCCGCGCGGTGCCTCCAGCGCTGGTGGCGATTCTTGGCATCGGTGCGCTGGTTTATCTGCTGGATCTGCCCACACACACCCTGGGCGACATGGCGCAGATCGCCGGCGGCCTGCCGAGCCTGATGTTGCCGGACATTCCCTGGAACCTGGACACCCTCGCCATCATCGCCCCCTACGCCATCCTGATGGCCCTGGTCGGCCTGCTGGAAACCCTGCTGACCCTGAATCTCACCGACGAGATCACCGCCACCCGTGGTCATCCTGATCGTGAATGCGTGGCGCTCGGCGTGGCCAACATGACCTCCGGCCTGTTCGGCGGCATGGGCGGTTGCGCGATGATCGGCCAGACCGTGATCAACCTCAGCTCCGGCGGGCGCGGGCGGCTGTCCGGGGTGGTCGCCGGGATGATGATCCTGCTCTTCGTGCTGTTCCTCTCGCCGCTGATCGAGCGCATCCCACTGGCCGCGCTGGTGGGCGTGATGTTCGTGGTGGCGCAGCAGACCTTTGCCTGGGGCTCGCTGCGCGTCGCCGGCAAGGTGCCGGCCAACGACGTGCTGGTGATCATTGCGGTGACCGCCATCACCGTCGCCACCGACCTGGCCACAGCGGTGCTCTGCGGTATCGTCATCGCCGCACTCAACTTCGCCTGGCAGCACGCCCGCGAACTGTACGCCGACAGCGATATGCAGGCCGACGGCAGCAAGCTGTACCGCGTGCACGGCACGCTGTTCTTCGCCTCCTGCACCGCCTTTCTGGCGCAGTTCGAGCCGGCCGACGACCCGCAGCAGGTGACCCTGGACTGCCGCCACCTGAGCTTCGTCGACTACTCGGCCATTGCCGCGCTGAAGACTCTGCGTGAGCGCTACGAACGCGCCGGCAAGCACCTGCGCGTGGTGCACCTGTCCGAGCGTTGCAAGCAGTTGCTCAAGCGGGCGGGCTCAGAACACTGATCGCGTAGGGTGGGTAGCACAACGCGAAATCCAGACGATAAACCATGAAAAAGCCGCTGACGGATCGCTCCGCCAGCGGCTTTTTCGTATGCCAGAGCGGGTATCAGCGGCGCGCGCCACGCACCCCTTCGGCCAGTTCGCGGCACAGGCCGAGCACGCCGTCGATGGCCTGTTGCGGGCTCTTTGCCTCGGCGATCTTGTCGATCAGCGCCGAGCCGACCACTGCGCCCTCTGCACGCTTGGCCACTTCGGCGGCGTGCTCCGGGGTGCGGATGCCGAAGCCGATGCACAGCGGCAGGTCGGTGTGGCGACGCAGGCGCGCCACGGCTTCTTCGACGTGATCCATGGTCGCCGCACCGGCGCCGGTGACGCCGGCCACCGACACGTAGTAGACGAAGCCGGAGCTGCCGGCCAGCACGGTGGGCAGGCGGTCGTCGTCGGTGGTCGGCGTGGTCAGGCGGATGAAGTCGATGCCTGCGCTCTGCGCCGGCTCGCACAGCTCGTCGTTATGCTCCGGCGGCAGGTCGACCACGATCAGACCGTCGACACCGGCCTCTTTGGCGTCGCTGATGAAGCGCTCGACGCCGTAGACGAAGATCGGGTTGTAGTAGCCCATCAACACCAGCGGCGTGCTCTGGTTGCCAGCGCGGAATTCGCGAACCATCTGCAGCGTCTGGCGCATGCCCTGCTTGCCGGTCAGCGCGCGGATATTGGCGAGCTGGATGGCCGGGCCGTCGGCCATCGGATCGGTGAACGGCATGCCCAGTTCGATCACGTCGGCGCCAGCGTCCGGCAGGCCCTTGAGGATGCTCAGCGAGGTGGCGTAGTCCGGGTCACCGGCGGTGATGAAGGTCACCAGCGCGGCGCGGTTTTCCGCTTTCAGTTCGGCGAAACGGTTCTGCAGGCGGCTCATGCGTGTTTCTCCTGTTCGCCCATGTGGTGCATCACGGTTTGCATGTCCTTGTCGCCACGACCGGACAGGTTGATCACCATCAGGTGATCCTTGGGCAGCTTCGGTGCGCGCTTGAAGGCTTCGGCCAGCGCGTGGGCGCTTTCCAGGGCCGGGATGATGCCTTCCAGGCGGCAGCACTGGTGGAAGGCGGTGAGCGCTTCGTCATCGCTGATCGGCACGTATTCGACGCGCTTGATCTCGTGCAACCAGGCGTGTTCCGGGCCGACGCCGGGGTAGTCAAGGCCGGCGGAAATCGAGTGGGCGTCGGTGATCTGGCCGTCCTCGTCCTGCAGCAGGAAGGTGCGGTTGCCGTGCAGCACGCCCGGCGCACCGCCCGCCATGCTCGCCGCATGCTTGCCGGTGTCGACGCCGTGGCCAGCCGCTTCGACGCCGATGATCTGTACGCTCTGGTCATCGAGGAAGGGGTGGAACAGGCCAATGGCGTTGGAGCCACCGCCAATGCAGGCCACCAGGGAGTCGGGCAGGCGCCCTTCCTTCTCGAGGATCTGCTCACGCACTTCGTTGCCGATTACCGACTGGAAGTCGCGCACCATGGCCGGGTACGGGTGCGGGCCAGCGGCAGTACCGATCAGGTAGAAGGTGTTGTGGACGTTGGTCACCCAGTCGCGCAGCGCTTCGTTCATGGCGTCCTTGAGGGTACCGGTGCCGGCGGTGACCGGGATCACCTCGGCGCCGAGCAGCTTCATGCGGAAGACGTTGGCCTGCTGGCGGTCGATGTCGGTGGTGCCCATGTACACCACGCACTGCATGCCGAAGCGCGCGGCCACGGTGGCGGTGGCCACACCATGCATGCCGGCGCCGGTCTCGGCGATGATGCGCTGCTTGCCCATGCGCTTGGCCAGGAGGATCTGGCCGATGCAGTTGTTGATCTTGTGTGCGCCGGTGTGGTTCAGGTCTTCACGCTTGAAGTAGATCTTCGCTCCACCGAAGTGCTCGCTCAGGCGCTCGGCGTAATAAAGAGGGGTAGCGCGACCAATGAAGTCGCGGTGGAAATAAGTGAGCTCTTCGAAGAAAGCCGGATCAGTCTTGGCCTTCTCGTATTCGGCGGCCAGCGAGTTGATCAGCGGCATCAGGGTTTCGGCGACGAACTGGCCGCCGAAGCGACCGAACAGGCCGCGAGCGTCTGGGCCGGTGCGAAATGAGGTCATGGTGTGCTCCTTGTCGACAGCGTTTGGCTGGCAGGGCGAGTGAGTGATGAGGTCATTCTACCGCTGGCCGACGCGGAGAAAAGCGATTAGATTGCACTAAAACGTCAGAAAAAGTCACATAACTATGAGCCGAGAACTGCCCCCGCTCAACGCCTTGCGCGCCTTCGAGGCCGCTGCCCGCCTGCAAAGCATCAGCAAAGCCGGGGAAGAGCTGCATGTTACCCACGGCGCGATCAGCCGGCAGATTCGTGCACTGGAAGAACAGCTTGGCGTTAGCTTGTTCGACAAGGACGGGCGTGGCGTGAAACTCACCGATGCCGGGTTGCGTCTGCGTGATGTCAGCACCGAGTGCTTCGAGCGCCTGAGTAGCGTCTGCGCCACCCTGCGCCGTGAAACCGAAGATCGCCCCTTCGTGCTCGGCTGCTCGGGTAGCCTGCTGGCGCGCTGGTTCATTCCGCGCCTGGATCGCCTGCAGCGCGAGCTACCGGAACTGCGCCTGCAACTGTCGGCCAGCCAGGGCGAGCTGGATCCGCGCAGCGCCGAGGTGGACGCCACCCTGCTGTTCGCCGACCCGCCGTGGCCTGCGGATATGCAGGTGTTCGAGCTGGCGCAAGAGCGCATCGGCCCGGTGCTCAGCCCGCGTTATGTCAATCATGCACAACTGAGCGCCGCCAGCGCCGACGCGCTGTATGCCGAGCCGCTGCTGCACACCACCTCGCGTCCGCAGGCCTGGCCGCAGTGGGCACAGGCGCAGGGACTGGCAGCTGAACGGCTGCAACTGGGACAGGGTTTCGAACACCTCTATTACCTGCTGGAGGCAGCCGCTGCGGGTCTCGGCGTGGCCATCGCGCCACAGACATTGGTTGCCGACGACCTGCGCGCTGGCCGCCTGGTCGCGCCCTGGGGCTTCGTCGAAACCACGGGCAGTCTGGCGCTGTGGACACGCCGCACCGATCCGCGCAGCGAGCGCCTGGCGCAGTGGCTGCGTAAGGAGTTGGCAGACAGCGCGGCGCAGGTGCGTTAGCACGCGCTTATGAAACCCGTGCACGGCGGGCTAGTCTTAACAGGACCTTTCACACCACAGGAGCTTCATCATGTCCGACCACCACACCTACAAGAAGATCGAAATCGTCGGCTCGTCGCGCACCAGCATCGAGGAAGCCATCGAAAATGCCCTGGCCGAATGCGCCAAGAGCGTGCGCAACATGGACTGGTTCGAGGTGATCGACACCCGAGGCCACATCGAGAACGGCAAGGTGGGGCACTACCAGGTCACGCTCAAGGTCGGCTTTCGCCTGAGCGGTAGCTGACAGCCACTCAGACGCAAGGCTGTGCCGCCGCGCACAGCGACGAGGGCTGTCGCTGGCGAGGTGTGCTCGATTCGGGCAAGCTGCGCGGGCCAATTCAGGGAGGAATGCCATGTTCAGACTCGTGCTGCTGCTCAGCCTGCTCGCGCTCGCGGGCTGCGTCGACAACGAACCACCTCTCGCCGAGGAGCGCCGACTGCTGCTCAGTGGTGAGGATTTCGCCGCTTACGAGGCCCCGGATGAGGGGCGCTACGAGAAGTTGGTGACCTACGCTGCGCGCAGCATCGACCTCAGTTTCGAGAGCGAGGGCAGCGACTGGTTCTACCTTTACAGCGGTGTCTCTCTCTACCCGCGCGCCGGTGATGCCTTGATGACCAGCTACGCCGAGACGTTCGGCGCCTCGTTCGGCCTGCGTGACAGCGGGCTGGCCAGCCGTGCCAGCCTCAAGCTGCTGACTCAGGACGGTGAGCCGGTGGGCAACCTGTTCTATGCCACGGTCGGCAACAAATCGATGTTCACCATTTTCACCGGCGTGTACTTCGAACAGGCCGAGGACTTCGAGGCATTCATCGCGCCCAAGCTGCTGGCGTTGCGCGAATACCAGCACAGCGATCCGTTGCTGAGTTGGACGAGCGACAAACTGGGGTTTGGCGCCGACTGAACGGCCCTGACTTCGCGGCGATCAGCCGAAGAACCAGTAGCACACGCCGATGGCGGCGATGATCCCGGCAGCATCGGCGACCAGGGCGCAGCCCACGGCGTGGCGGGCGCGCTGCAGGCCGACCGCACCGAAGTACACCGCCAGCACGTAGAACGTCGTTTCGGTACTGCCCTGCACCGTCGCCGCAACCAGCGCCGG contains the following coding sequences:
- a CDS encoding LysR substrate-binding domain-containing protein, yielding MKTSLEEMLAFVSVVDSGSISAAAEQLEQTASGVSRALSRLEEKLGVTLLRRTTRRLELTEEGEVFLAQARRILASVEEAEEQMTLRRQAPAGRLRINTASPFMLHAIVPLIGEFRALYPQIELELNSDDRIIDLLERRTDLAIRIGHLPDSSLHARPLCHSYRRVLASPEYLRRHGTPARTEDLPGHSLIGFTEPDSLNEWPLRHALGERWRITPSLRASSGDTVLALALAGEGVVCLSDFMTDTARASGALVEVLAEQRVEVRQPINAVYYRNTALASRITCFLDFLSERLGCPR
- the dkgB gene encoding 2,5-didehydrogluconate reductase DkgB → MKFIPPFGLGTFRLKDQVAVDSVRTGLELGYRHIDTAQIYGNEVEVGQAIADSGVARDELFVTTKVWTENLGSGRVIPSLRESLQRLGLERVDLTLIHWPSPNDEIPVAQYLGELLEAKRQGLTAAIGVSNFTIAHLRQAIEAVGVDEIATNQVEIHPLLQNRKLVEFARQQGIHLTAYMPLAYGKVLAEPVIQRIAAAHGASPAQVALAWSLQQGYTVIPSSTKRENLAANLAAAELRLSTEDMAAIEALDRGERVANPGFAPRWD
- a CDS encoding SDR family oxidoreductase; translation: MRKNLLITGASRGIGRATALLAAAGGWTVGINYRRDRDAANKVVAQIEAMGGTAVALPGDVAVEEDVQRLFAAMDKFGPLHGLVVNAGIVAPPMPLLEMSGERLRRMFDVNVLGSYLTAREGARRMARSRGGEGGSMVLVSSIAASLGSPFEYVDYAGAKGAIDVLTRGLAKELGGEGVRVNAVRPGLIDTEIHASGGQPDRAERLGKATPLGRAGRAEEVAEAIVWLLGDKASYTTGALIDIAGGR
- a CDS encoding DASS family sodium-coupled anion symporter, with product MSATTVSQSPFRLPWGLLLAVLVGLSIVLLPAQAGLPIAGQRMLAILAFAVIVWISETVSYEVSAIMILALMAFLLGSAPTLADPDKLIGTKDALGMALGGFANSALALVAAALFIAAAMTQTGLDKRIALLTLSKVGASTHRVLLGAIVVTILLSFIVPSATARVACVMPIMMGVIAAFGVGKRSSFAGGIMILVAQATSIWNVGIQTSAAQNLLTAGFMQKLLGQSVTWTDWLIAGAPWSLLMSAVLYWVILRVMPPETEHIEGGKEAVRKALSELGPMTGNERKLLAIVLTLLGFWATEGKLHAFDTASTTLVGLAALLMPGLGVMSWKQAQPRIPWGTVIVFGVGISLGGAVLATGAGTWLAKLLVANLGMEALSPFWVFAVLGAFLIIIHLGFASATALTSAMLPIMIALLLQLGGDINPLGMSMLLGYVVSFGFLLPINAPQNMVCIGTETFDARQFLRTGIWLTLIGYGLMLVFALTWWRWLGWM
- a CDS encoding SulP family inorganic anion transporter, producing MKPARLRADLLAGLTSSFALVPECIAFALVAQVNPLMGLYGAFIICTLTALFGGRPGMISGAAGSMAVVIVALVVQHGVQYLLATVLLGGLIMLAFGLLRLGKLIRMVPHPVMLGFVNGLAIIIALAQFEHFQHDGHWLQGKALYLMLGLVALTMLIVYLLPRLTRAVPPALVAILGIGALVYLLDLPTHTLGDMAQIAGGLPSLMLPDIPWNLDTLAIIAPYAILMALVGLLETLLTLNLTDEITATRGHPDRECVALGVANMTSGLFGGMGGCAMIGQTVINLSSGGRGRLSGVVAGMMILLFVLFLSPLIERIPLAALVGVMFVVAQQTFAWGSLRVAGKVPANDVLVIIAVTAITVATDLATAVLCGIVIAALNFAWQHARELYADSDMQADGSKLYRVHGTLFFASCTAFLAQFEPADDPQQVTLDCRHLSFVDYSAIAALKTLRERYERAGKHLRVVHLSERCKQLLKRAGSEH
- the trpA gene encoding tryptophan synthase subunit alpha; the protein is MSRLQNRFAELKAENRAALVTFITAGDPDYATSLSILKGLPDAGADVIELGMPFTDPMADGPAIQLANIRALTGKQGMRQTLQMVREFRAGNQSTPLVLMGYYNPIFVYGVERFISDAKEAGVDGLIVVDLPPEHNDELCEPAQSAGIDFIRLTTPTTDDDRLPTVLAGSSGFVYYVSVAGVTGAGAATMDHVEEAVARLRRHTDLPLCIGFGIRTPEHAAEVAKRAEGAVVGSALIDKIAEAKSPQQAIDGVLGLCRELAEGVRGARR
- the trpB gene encoding tryptophan synthase subunit beta — its product is MTSFRTGPDARGLFGRFGGQFVAETLMPLINSLAAEYEKAKTDPAFFEELTYFHRDFIGRATPLYYAERLSEHFGGAKIYFKREDLNHTGAHKINNCIGQILLAKRMGKQRIIAETGAGMHGVATATVAARFGMQCVVYMGTTDIDRQQANVFRMKLLGAEVIPVTAGTGTLKDAMNEALRDWVTNVHNTFYLIGTAAGPHPYPAMVRDFQSVIGNEVREQILEKEGRLPDSLVACIGGGSNAIGLFHPFLDDQSVQIIGVEAAGHGVDTGKHAASMAGGAPGVLHGNRTFLLQDEDGQITDAHSISAGLDYPGVGPEHAWLHEIKRVEYVPISDDEALTAFHQCCRLEGIIPALESAHALAEAFKRAPKLPKDHLMVINLSGRGDKDMQTVMHHMGEQEKHA
- a CDS encoding LysR family transcriptional regulator, producing the protein MSRELPPLNALRAFEAAARLQSISKAGEELHVTHGAISRQIRALEEQLGVSLFDKDGRGVKLTDAGLRLRDVSTECFERLSSVCATLRRETEDRPFVLGCSGSLLARWFIPRLDRLQRELPELRLQLSASQGELDPRSAEVDATLLFADPPWPADMQVFELAQERIGPVLSPRYVNHAQLSAASADALYAEPLLHTTSRPQAWPQWAQAQGLAAERLQLGQGFEHLYYLLEAAAAGLGVAIAPQTLVADDLRAGRLVAPWGFVETTGSLALWTRRTDPRSERLAQWLRKELADSAAQVR
- a CDS encoding dodecin; this encodes MSDHHTYKKIEIVGSSRTSIEEAIENALAECAKSVRNMDWFEVIDTRGHIENGKVGHYQVTLKVGFRLSGS